One Trichoderma asperellum chromosome 5, complete sequence genomic region harbors:
- a CDS encoding NRPS (EggNog:ENOG41~antiSMASH:Cluster_5.1~SMCOG1127:condensation domain-containing protein), whose protein sequence is MTTTDGTNGVHTPRHLEATIVDQFDEWATKTPNSIAVEWRGEQLTYAELRTASFRVARALLAAGVRPYDKVAVLTDMSLEMLPSVLGVLRTGAAYVPIDVAAWSRSRIEATLFELSSPFAIVTTSVPGLQLPVSTVNFQKQWLRSPLGNAAELIAQLDALRSGFKDDLLSWIIFTSGTTGKPKGVMVYHRAIYALAISFNHSDYLEAALGKDIRVMLAFSVAFDACAAVVWSTLTKGRAVVMASSSSFPDVATTCEVLHLTPSMLASLVPSKAYDPVVCIFLGAEAPNVEVVREWVNPNRKVFNTYGPTESTCVISLGEIDPAKEPPFGEIVAGAKIVLVDDKLEECNQGEVLIGGPNLAAGYFNNPTLTAAKFIQWNGERWYRTGDLAQRTEEGDFVWAGRTDSLVKNRGFLINIETEVGPALLSFPAVRVALALIWRDKLVGFVQPASVDVDELRAFLKERYDPFVIPDDIVALDSFPLTVNSKIDKRALLAQRDEEFSQDDEGLEEEGKEISGHDALRLAFSKTLHVAIKKLDDDSSFTRLGGNSLTAIRLANVLKSYGFSVLAIQILRLDTIGALEKSLTRIHEADEAKDYTTGIAVATDVQKLFLRKSLQNPDFCALIGTARYVGDALAVPNTSELHDAFIKAFKAHSIFETRFKTSDFSLSDLGRLNLNWNEVSVGEAEFEGTIIAEEEKAFQAMKDVSLVDVEVPYFDVTAISIPERKDIAFVTRAHHVLGDVFSTAILFRDVERALAGEQVPQGTRWDDFARFMESYKQENLPRAISTFEKILGPLPSTSVLRLPKPQNPPQTENYDLKILNSPCAFTKSALDAAARARGITATTMVYAAWALFLSKTTGWDRVGFSISLSGRTVPWPPAQAVVGPVVGKSPFSTAVPAQKNVHEWLSEVHKTTLDIMEFDGVTSSLPETMLANPTTNSTNVLCFLDMPQASTSWTFKDKQKHNYLMDWYLFPQGDGLKTEFEFNFAKIDEDWAREAAKIPGRMLEGLVNAGEKTLVGDLLK, encoded by the coding sequence ATGACGACAACGGATGGAACGAATGGGGTTCATACTCCTAGACACCTTGAGGCTACTATTGTCGACCAGTTCGATGAATGGGCCACGAAAACACCCAACTCCATTGCTGTTGAGTGGCGGGGAGAACAGCTCACGTACGCTGAACTACGAACGGCCTCGTTTCGCGTTGCTAGAGCTCTCTTAGCAGCTGGCGTTAGGCCCTATGACAAAGTTGCGGTTCTGACCGATATGTCTCTTGAGATGCTACCCTCTGTCCTCGGCGTCTTGAGGACTGGGGCCGCCTACGTGCCTATTGACGTAGCCGCCTGGAGCCGTTCTAGAATCGAGGCGACCCTGTTCGAACTCTCTTCCCCATTTGCCATTGTCACAACCTCGGTCCCTGGACTTCAGCTACCAGTTTCCACGGTGAATTTCCAGAAGCAGTGGCTGCGGTCTCCGTTAGGAAACGCGGCTGAGCTGATTGCTCAGCTGGATGCCCTTCGCAGTGGATTCAAAGACGATCTCCTTTCATGGATTATCTTCACATCGGGAACTACTGGCAAACCAAAAGGAGTCATGGTATATCACAGAGCTATCTACGCCCTCGCAATCTCCTTCAACCACAGTGATTACCTCGAAGCAGCCCTTGGAAAGGATATCCGTGTCATGTTAGCCTTCTCCGTTGCATTCGACGCATGCGCTGCTGTGGTATGGAGCACCCTCACCAAAGGCCGCGCCGTGGTGATGGCTTCGTCATCGAGCTTCCCAGATGTCGCTACCACTTGCGAAGTTCTACACTTGACACCGTCCATGTTGGCTTCATTAGTCCCGTCAAAGGCATACGATCCTGTGGTTTGCATCTTCTTAGGTGCCGAGGCACCCAACGTAGAAGTCGTCCGCGAGTGGGTCAATCCCAACAGAAAAGTCTTCAACACGTACGGTCCGACAGAATCGACCTGTGTAATCAGTCTCGGGGAGATCGACCCGGCGAAGGAGCCTCCGTTTGGCGAAATCGTTGCTGGCGCCAAGATTGTGCTCGTAGATGACAAACTGGAAGAGTGCAATCAGGGTGAGGTCCTCATTGGCGGGCCTAATTTGGCTGCTGGGTATTTCAACAACCCCACGCTGACGGCGGCTAAGTTCATCCAATGGAATGGTGAACGTTGGTACAGGACCGGCGATCTCGCACAGCGGACAGAAGAGGGAGACTTTGTGTGGGCGGGTCGAACAGATTCTCTCGTCAAAAACCGAGGCTTCTTAATCAATATCGAAACTGAGGTTGGGCCCGCGCTGTTAAGCTTTCCTGCAGTGCGTGTCGCTTTGGCACTTATATGGCGGGACAAACTTGTTGGTTTCGTTCAGCCAGCCTCTGTTGATGTTGACGAGCTACGTGCCTTCCTGAAGGAACGATATGATCCGTTCGTTATTCCGGATGATATCGTAGCACTAGACAGTTTCCCTCTCACTGTTAACAGTAAAATTGATAAGCGTGCACTCTTGGCCcagagagatgaagaattttcccaagatgatgaaggcttggaagaggaggggaaagagaTCTCTGGTCATGATGCTTTACGCTTAGCCTTTTCGAAGACCTTGCACGTCGCCATCAAGAAGTTGGACGACGATTCATCGTTTACTAGACTCGGTGGAAACTCCCTGACGGCTATTAGACTTGCCAATGTCCTCAAGAGTTACGGATTCTCGGTCTTAGCCATTCAGATCTTGAGACTGGACACAATAGGAGCATTGGAAAAGTCACTTACGAGGATTCATGAGGCGGACGAAGCAAAAGACTACACAACAGGGATAGCTGTCGCTACTGACGTTCAGAAGTTATTCCTCCGAAAATCGCTTCAGAATCCGGATTTCTGTGCTCTTATCGGCACAGCCAGGTATGTTGGAGACGCTCTTGCCGTTCCAAATACCAGCGAGCTACACGATGCTTTCATCAAGGCTTTTAAAGCTCACAGTATCTTTGAGACACGTTTTAAAACGTCcgatttctctctttctgacCTTGGACGGTTGAATCTGAATTGGAATGAAGTGAGCGTAGGAGAAGCCGAGTTTGAAGGTACTATTAttgcggaggaggagaaggcctTCCAAGCCATGAAAGATGTTTctcttgttgatgttgaggtCCCTTATTTCGATGTCACGGCTATCTCCATTCCAGAGCGAAAGGACATTGCCTTCGTTACACGTGCTCATCATGTCTTGGGGGATGTCTTTTCGACAGCTATACTGTTTCGTGACGTGGAGCGCGCGTTGGCCGGAGAGCAAGTCCCCCAGGGCACTCGATGGGATGACTTTGCACGTTTCATGGAAAGTTACAAACAAGAAAACTTGCCGAGAGCCATTTCCACATTTGAAAAAATCTTGGGGCCACTTCCTTCTACATCTGTGTTGCGGTTACCAAAGCCACAGAATCCTCCCCAGACGGAAAACTACGATTTAAAGATTCTTAACTCTCCTTGTGCCTTCACCAAATCTGCACTCGATGCCGCAGCGCGTGCTCGAGgtattactgctactacaATGGTCTATGCTGCGTGGGCACTGTTCCTGAGTAAGACCACGGGGTGGGACCGTGTCGGGTTTTCGATAAGCTTGTCAGGACGCACAGTTCCCTGGCCACCGGCGCAGGCTGTCGTAGGTCCTGTCGTAGGCAAGTCTCCCTTTAGCACTGCTGTTCCGGCCCAGAAGAATGTTCACGAGTGGTTGTCCGAAGTCCACAAGACGACTCTAGACATTATGGAATTCGACGGTGTGACAAGCTCTCTACCTGAGACGATGCTAGCAAATCCAACTACGAATTCCACCAACGTACTCTGTTTTCTCGACATGCCCCAGGCCTCTACCAGCTGGACCTTTAAGGATAAACAGAAACACAATTACTTGATGGATTGGTATCTATTCCCACAGGGGGACGGCTTGAAGACCGAATTCGAGTTCAACTTCGCAAAGATCGATGAAGACTGGGCGAGGGAGGCGGCTAAGATTCCCGGGAGAATGCTGGAGGGGTTAGTCAACGCTGGAGAGAAGACATTGGTAGGGGATCTGTTGAAATAA
- a CDS encoding uncharacterized protein (EggNog:ENOG41~antiSMASH:Cluster_5.1~TransMembrane:1 (o347-369i)), whose translation MVAQPLKPDDFKFISIYGPCSKQGRGANRSAKSHAVKQALKAKRLLEQKSTDNFRVTLLKEHNTLINKSYFTNHPSLTPSLSASAIDPFGMLPVDTSRLQMLLGDSRARKASEPVFSITEELAFQNFHTVFRTGLTDPALSNAVMFSLLFAVTEGNLDLECLKYKVCVIGCIRDKVAYIKGAVLESTIGAILLLVGVEAQMGMTSQVQLHMAAVSQLLEISRSQGIYLTVGIKRAIFWQDLNASILSGSDRIVDHTTFSELLWRRDSFTPTFYQLPSGFEIISHLFSEDFLEILEDIYALQCIRNCSSYKKGDPFFMSYINNHTAFIQSRIVNLVIPSPMLKCCATAAYICSVMLCCHAWCALVIPSYLSSKLLDQLQKAEKDTIWDENSDLLLWLLYIGGTFASPGSVRSRYIDLLRANITARFSMICSSPSRILEILRQFIWSDVAFISDASMLWEEISNTY comes from the exons ATGGTTGCCCAGCCGCTCAAGCCAGATG attttaaattCATTTCAATTTATGGCCCTTGCAGTAAACAGGGTCGAGGTGCAAATCGCTCGGCTAAATCACACGCAGTTAAGCAAGCCCTCAAGGCCAAACGGTTACTTGAACAAAAATCAACTGACAACTTTCGAGTAACGCTTTTGAAGGAGCATAATACACTGATAAATAAATCATATTTTACAAATCATCCGAGTTTAACCCCTTCTTTGTCCGCGAGCGCGATCGATCCGTTTGGTATGCTCCCTGTGGACACTTCAAGGTTGCAGATGCTACTAGGGGACA GCAGAGCTAGGAAAGCCTCTGAGCCGGTCTTCAGTATTACAGAGGAGCTCGCATTCCAAAATTTTCACACCGTCTTCCGTACGGGCTTGACTGACCCAGCCCTTTCGAATGCAGTTATGTTTTCGCTATTGTTTGCAGTGACGGAGGGAAATTTGGACCTCGAATGCCTGAAATACAAGGTCTGCGTTATCGGCTGTATTAGAGACAAAGTAGCCTATATCAAAGGTGCTGTGTTAGAGTCCACAATTGGAGCCATTCTTCTACTTGTGGGTGTAGAG GCTCAGATGGGAATGACCTCTCAAGTCCAACTTCACATGGCAGCAGTGAGCCAGCTACTCGAAATCTCTCGCAGTCAAGGCATCTATCTCACGGTTGGCATCAAGCGTGCCATATTCTG GCAAGACTTGAATGCCTCAATTCTTTCAGGTTCTGATCGAATCGTTGACCACACTACGTTCTCGGAACTCCTCTGGCGGCGAGACTCATTCACACCTACTTTCTACCAACTTCCATCAGGGTTTGAGATAATATCACATTTGTTTAGTGAGGATTTTCTCGAAATACTGGAGGATATATATGCGTTACAATGTATACGAAACTGTTCGAGCTATAAAAAGGGTGATCCTTTTTTTATGTCCTACATAAACAACCACACGGCCTTTATTCAATCGAGGATTGTAAATCTGGTAATACCTTCTCCCATGCTGAAGTGTTGCGCTACTGCAGCGTATATTTGTTCTGTCATGTTATGTTGTCATGCTTGGTGCGCACTAGTTATTCCA TCCTATTTATCCTCAAAACTTCTTGATCAACTTCAAAAGGCTGAAAAGGATACGATATGGGATGAAAACTCTGACTTGCTGCTTTGGCTCCTGTATATCGGTGGCACATTTGCTTCGCCTGGATCTGTTAGATCAAGGTATATTGATCTTCTTCGGGCGAATATAACCGCGAGGTTCTCTATGATCTGTAGCTCTCCTTCAAGGATACTTGAAATCTTGAGGCAATTTATCTGGTCAGACGTTGCATTCATTTCGGACGCATCGATGCTTTGGGAAGAGATCTCAAATACATACTAA
- a CDS encoding putative secondary metabolism biosynthetic enzyme (EggNog:ENOG41~SMCOG1001:short-chain dehydrogenase/reductase SDR~antiSMASH:Cluster_5.1), whose translation MASYDGPYQGNEMFKSFTKTWHTTVYPAISPSLPEVSAAGKTVFITGGGSGIGKATAIAFAEAGARVIAIFGRRIEKLQLAAEEISKANPEGVTTVVVEGADISQRHALEAAFASAIHKAGGGKIDIFVNNAGVLKPSNSLATYGEKELRESIEGNIIGSFNAIQAMVPLLAPKAKILNISSGLAHINPLPGYWAYASSKLAIVKMFDFLQAEHSDLSVFNIQPGVVTTELNEVSGIPGQDDVALPAHFHVWLASPEAEFLKGRFVWVNWDVDELKSHAKDIKESMLLKVVLNGVPM comes from the exons ATGGCCAGCTACGACGGTCCGTATCAAGGCAACGAGATGTTTAAATCCTTCACTAAGACTTGGCATACTACGGTTTACCCTGCAATCTCGCCTTCCCTGCCCGAGGTCAGTGCTGCTGGAAAAACGGTCTTCATTACGGGGGGTGGTAGCGGGATTGGGAAGGCCACTGCTATCGCCTTTGCAGAAGCCGGTGCCAGAGTCATCGCAATTTTCGGGCGCCGCATTGAGAAACTGCAGTTGGCAGCAGAAGAAATCTCCAAAGCCAACCCCGAAGGAGTCACCACCGTGGTTGTTGAGGGTGCCGATATTAGCCAGCGTCACGCTTTGGAGGCTGCCTTCGCCAGCGCTATCCAcaaggctggcggcggcaagaTTGACATCTTTGTCAACAACGCTGGCGTCCTTAAGCCGTCAAACTCTCTTGCCACTTACGGCGAGAAAGAATTGCGAGAGAGTATTGAGGGTAACATAATCGGTTCGTTCAACGCCATACAGGCGATGGTCCCCTTGTTGGCGCCGAAAGcaaaaatcttaaatatcTCCTCGGGCCTTGCGCATATCAACCCGCTCCCTGGCTATTGGGCATATGCATCCTCCAAGCTAGCAATCGTTAAAATGTTCGATTTTCTACAGGCTGAGCATTCAGACCTTAGCGTTTTTAACATTCAACCCGGCGTTGTTACAACTGAGCTTAATGAAGTTTCCGGTATCCCAGGCCAAGATGATG TTGCACTTCCAGCACACTTTCACGTTTGGCTTGCATCCCCTGAAGCTGAATTTCTTAAGGGAAGGTTCGTCTGGGTGAACTGGGATGTAGACGAACTAAAGTCTCACGCAAAAGACATTAAAGAATCAATGCTATTGAAAGTGGTATTAAACGGCGTGCCAATGTGA
- a CDS encoding uncharacterized protein (EggNog:ENOG41~antiSMASH:Cluster_5.1): MMEGSKTTRKSCDFCYRRKIKCDRQKPHCSHCITYNLDCTFTAPSRKPGPKKRQNSANIEGGTSNTQGHMRQLEAIIQQLIDRLELAEEKSDVQSLPQSDGATETTTTTLSTIVTKQDDNGVSKSMILPPREHALPVIQIYLKDFNTVLPLFDAKALLHLVHNCYNVGPVQRNPVAWAAINIVLALAQRYTLVDCHNVPSPAECISRAESVLSTVVLGEIQLLNIQVLVGMVMLLQASQDLQPSLILIATTMRLAHAIGLHDCTYSAHLDTLHARQRAYVFWLAYILDKDLSMRSKQPSIQIDDDINLDLPSPTVVEYQIAGMSGINDTGNDTGIIATTDRTVKMNYFVTRIQLATIEGGVYDYLYSTRSQKRSPKERSHALQSVASALEQWKVSIPPEFSASVALMRVPYDVLRFLGELHSTTLACTTLINQAHAWDAKWVASIRRYGRQGIVPILPPKWEVLVHEARDLMVLLGTLGMTDCWNFWNTGCSYMTAMVLLTANSMHRPQHNKLALDSQLIEVGLQTLEKMVQETGSEMLKSFQATCAELYQHTQRRCDEAAIIANNVDYSSVFLDTKYGSEENGQSDGV, from the exons ATGATGGAAGGTTCGAAAACTACTAGGAAG TCGTGTGACTTCTGTTACCGGCGCAAAATTAAGTGCGATAGACAGAAGCCTCACTGCTCACATTGCATCACGTATAATCTTGACTGTACCTTTACAGCACCCAGCCGCAAGCCTGGACCGAAGAAACGACAGAACTCTGCAAATATCGAGGGTGGCACAAGTAATACGCAAGGTCATATGCGGCAACTAGAAGCTATaatccagcagctcattgaCCGCTTAGAACTTGCTGAGGAGAAAAGTGATGTTCAGTCTTTACCTCAATCTGACGGGGCCACGGAGACCACCACAACGACACTGTCAACCATCGTAACAAAGCAAGACGACAATGGTGTTTCTAAATCGATGATCCTCCCTCCTCGAGAACATGCCCTACCTGTCATACAAATCTACCTCAAGGATTTTAATACAGTATTACCCTTATTTGATGCCAAAGCCCTTCTGCATTTAGTCCACAATTGTTACAATGTTGGACCCGTACAACGAAATCCGGTGGCATGGGCTGCCATAAATATTGTTTTAGCTCTCGCACAACGGTACACTCTTGTGGATTGTCATAATGTCCCCTCCCCGGCTGAGTGTATTAGCAGAGCAGAATCAGTGCTCTCCACAGTGGTGCTGGGTGAGATCCAGCTGCTTAATATCCAAGTCTTGGTGGGCATGGTGATGCTACTTCAGGCCTCGCAAGATCTCCAGCCTTCGCTGATCTTGATTGCCACCACAATGCGTCTCGCACATGCGATTGGCTTGCATGACTGTACCTACTCGGCGCATCTGGATACTCTCCACGCGAGACAGCGTGCTTATGTGTTCTGGCTAGCGTACATCCTCGATAAAGACCTTAGCATGCGCTCGAAACAGCCATCGATACAGATTGATGACGACATCAACCTTGACTTGCCGTCGCCAACAGTTGTCGAGTATCAGATTGCGGGCATGAGTGGAATCAACGACACCGGAAACGATACTGGCATCATCGCTACCACCGACAGAACCGTCAAGATGAATTACTTTGTAACTCGCATCCAGCTGGCCACGATTGAAGGCGGCGTATATGATTATTTGTATTCAACACGCTCTCAAAAACGTAGTCCGAAAGAGCGTTCTCATGCACTACAGAGCGTAGCCTCCGCCCTTGAGCAGTGGAAAGTCTCCATCCCACCCGAGTTTAGCGCCTCTGTGGCCCTAATGCGAGTACCTTATGATGTGCTACGCTTTCTCGGAGAATTGCACTCCACTACTCTGGCTTGCACAACTCTCATAAACCAGGCCCATGCGTGGGACGCCAAGTGGGTGGCCAGCATACGCAGGTATGGTAGGCAAGGTATTGTACCAATTCTGCCGCCAAAATGGGAGGTGTTGGTACACGAGGCGCGTGATCTAATGGTTTTGCTTGGGACATTGGGCATGACAGATTGCTGGAACTTCTG GAACACTGGTTGCTCTTATATGACAGCTATGGTGCTCTTAACAGCCAATAGCATGCATAGGCCGCAACACAATAAATTGGCATTAGATAGCCAACTCATTGAAGTTGGGTTGCAAACACTGGAAAAAATGGTGCAGGAGACGGGGAGTGAAATGTTAAAGTCATTTCAGGCTACTTGTGCAGAGTTGTATCAGCACACCCAACGACGATGCGACGAAGCAGCTATAATAGCTAACAATGTTGACTATTCATCGGTGTTTCTGGACACAAAATATGGATCTGAGGAAAATGGCCAAAGTGATGGTgtttaa
- a CDS encoding uncharacterized protein (EggNog:ENOG41~antiSMASH:Cluster_5.1~SMCOG1005:Drug resistance transporter, EmrB/QacA~TransMembrane:12 (i75-94o116-138i145-165o171-193i205-229o235-254i275-295o307-328i348-372o384-408i415-439o530-548i)), which translates to MPSLTTHQCSLLLATNTMPFQSAILSQEPGAQSTESNHEHREEKYNANNVNTIEGSSNQNSINPKLGVKGRQIRGLRWLVICVALYISCILYGLDTTIAADVQGSVIEQFGHVEQLVWVGAGFPLGSVCVILPLGNLYNSFNIKWIFFTTVVLFEIGSALCGAATTMSALIVGRVIAGAGGSGIYLGSLNYFLAMTASEERGLYMALIGSCWGVGAILGPVIGGAFATSSATWRWAFYINLVIFAVSAPAYIFCLPSIRPSRGVSIRERVAHLDFVGYILGAGIWVTFLLALSMAGGQWGWHDGRTIATLVVLGVTLVAYVLQQYFAIFTTKAHRAFPVHLLRERTQVLLYIATAAGITTLYVAMYFIPVYFQFTSGDSALKAAIYMLIYVIGGTFLTVGGALLTVYLNPRTSAGTIYGLCVVTAIGSGLAMLSGYSIATLTTKPENAGAALSLQNVSQLGGQVIALAVAGQIYHSTAVKNLRSVLSDQNFSEQDIESAVAGVQSKVLGKAQGGLQQEVVLALVYAMQRVFVLIPVAGGVMILAALCMKRQKLLGVTTVAAV; encoded by the exons ATGCCTTCTCTTACAACCCATCAGTGTTCACTACTACTAGCCACCAACACCATGCCTTTCCAGTCTGCCATTCTCTCCCAGGAGCCAGGGGCTCAGTCGACCGAATCGAATCACGAGcatagagaagagaaatataACGCAAACAATGTCAACACCATAGAGGGCTCATCAAACCAAAATAGCATTAATCCCAAGCTGGGGGTCAAAGGGCGACAGATCCGCGGTCTTCGCTGGCTGGTAATCTGTGTCGCTCTCTACATCAGCTGCATTCTCTATGGTCTTGATACCACTATTGCAGCAGATGTACAAGGATCCGTTATCGAACAGTTTGGTCATGTCGAACAGTTGGTATGGGTCGGAGCAGGGTTTCCTCTGGGCTCAGTATGCGTCATTCTTCCACTTGGAAACCTGTACAACTCTTTCAACATCAAATGGATCTTCTTCACAACTGTGGTGCTTTTCGAGATTGGTTCGGCTCTCTGTGGTGCCGCTACAACCATGAGTGCTTTGATTGTCGGTCGTGTTATCGCCGGTGCCGGGGGTAGCGGCATTTACCTTGGttctttaaattacttcTTGGCCATGACAGCATCAGAGGAACGTGGTTTGTACATGGCACTCATTGGAAGCTGCTGGGGCGTTGGCGCTATCCTAGGCCCTGTCATTGGTGGAGCATTTGCAACATCGTCAGCAACCTGGCGCTGGGCGTTCTACATCAATCTTGTCATCTTTGCCGTTTCGGCTCCGGCATATATCTTCTGCCTTCCCTCAATCCGCCCTTCACGAGGCGTCAGTATACGTGAACGGGTTGCCCATCTTGACTTTGTCGGCTATATCCTTGGCGCTGGCATCTGGGTCACTTTTCTCTTAGCACTCTCAATGGCAGGTGGCCAATGGGGCTGGCACGATGGAAGGACTATCGCGACTTTGGTGGTTTTGGGAGTCACTTTGGTCGCATATGTCCTCCAGCAGTacttcgccatcttcaccaccaAAGCTCACCGTGCATTTCCTGTCCATCTTTTACGTGAACGCACACAAGTTCTACTCTATATCGCGACCGCAGCCGGCATCACAACACTCTACGTTGCAATGTATTTTATTCCGGTGTATTTCCAGTTCACTAGTGGCGATAGTGCCCTAAAAGCAGCT ATATACATGTTGATCTACGTCATTGGTGGCACATTCTTGACGGTTGGCGGCGCACTCCTTACTGTTTATCTCAACCCACGCACATCAGCCGGAACTATTTACGGCTTGTGTGTAGTCACAGCAATCGGTAGTGGCTTGGCCATGTTGTCTGGCTATTCTATCGCCACGCTTACCACTAAACCAGAGAACGCTGGGGCAGCGCTCAGCCTGCAGAACGTATCGCAACTTGGAGGCCAAGTCATCGCTCTTGCCGTTGCGGGGCAGATTTACCATTCAACGGCTGTCAAAAATTTGCGATCCGTCCTATCCGACCAGAACTTCTCAGAACAAGATATCGAGAGCGCTGTTGCAGGTGTCCAGAGCAAAGTATTAGGAAAAGCGCAGGGGGGGTTGCAACAGGAGGTTGTCTTAGCTCTAGTGTACGCAATGCAGCGAGTATTCGTTTTAATTCCAGTAGCAGGAGGTGTTATGATCTTGGCAGCATTATGTATGAAGCGACAGAAGCTTCTTGGGGTTACTACAGTAGCTGCtgtataa